The DNA window CTAAGCCTTTATTGCCGATGCAACAGACTTCGATTTGCTCGCCTTCCGCTTGCCATGCCTTCATTTGATTCAGTGTTTTGCGCAATACGTTAGTATTCAACCCACCGCAAAGACCTTTATCTGAAGTCACAATGATAATGCCAATACGCTTGACTGTATCTCGCGCAATCAGAAAAGGATGACGATATTCGGTATTTGCTCGACTCATATGCGCTGCCACGTTTCGTATTTTCTCACCGTAAGGTCGAGCTTTCTTCATACGATCCTGCGCTTTGCGCATTTTAGATGCCGCCACCATTTCCATGGCGCGCGTTATCTTTTGTGTATTTTTTACACTCTTTATTTTATTGCGGATCTCTCTACTGCCAGCCATTTGCTTAATAAGTTCCGTTTTGCTTGAATTCTTGAATCGCAGCAGCTAATTCTTTTTCTGTTTCAGCATCGAGCTCTTTATTTTTCTCGATTTTGTCAAGAATTGTTGCATGCTGACCACGTATATAGTTTTTTAATGCCGCTTCAAATGCGAGTGCCCGTTTGACTTCAACATCATCAAAATAACCATTATTGATCGCAAATAATGTGAGTGCCATTTCTGAAACACTGAGTGTCGCATACTGCGGCTGTTTCATTAATTCTGTCGCCATCTTGCCACGCTCTAACTGCTTGCGTGTAGCTTCATCCAAATCTGATGCAAATTGAGCAAATGCAGCCAATTCACGATATTGCGCTAACGCTAAGCGTATACCGCCCCCCAATTTTTTGATGACCTTGGTTTGAGCTGCACCGCCCACTCGTGAAACCGACACACCCGCATTAATAGCAGGGCGAATACCTGCATTGAACAAATCTGTTTCAAGAAATATCTGTCCGTCAGTAATTGAGATCACATTCGTAGGCACGAAAGCTGTCACGTCTCCCGCTTGCGTCTCAATGATCGGCAAAGCTGTTAGCGATCCTGTTTTACCTTTTACAGCACCGTTTGTAGCTTTTTCAACATATGCCGCACTAACCCTTGCCGCTCTTTCGAGCAAACGCGAGTGAAGATAAAACACATCACCCGGATATGCTTCCCGCCCTGGAGGGCGTCTTAATAACAATGAAATTTGACGATAAGCCCATGCTTGTTTTGTTAAATCATCATAAACTATGAGCGCATCTTGACCTATATCGCGGAAATACTCGCCCATCGTACATCCGGAATACGGTGCAATAAATTGCATCGCTGCCGACTCCGATGCTGTTGCCGCGACCACAATGGTATATTCCATTGCACCATGCTCTTCCAATTTGCGCACAACGTTCGCTATCGAAGATGCTTTCTGTCCGACCGCCACATATATGCAAAGCATGTTTTGGCCTTTTTGATTGAGAATTGCATCAATTGCAACAGCGGTTTTTCCTGTCTGACGATCACCGATAATCAATTCCCGTTGGCCTCGTCCAACCGGCACCATTGAATCAACTGATTTCAAACCGGTCTGCACAGGTTGATCAACCGATTGCCGCCAAATCACGCCAGGAGCAATTTTTTCTATTGGCTCTGATTTTGCAGCTGTGACCGGACCCTTCCCATCGATTGGCTGTCCCAACGCATTTACCACACGTCCCAGCAATCCTTCACCTACCGGTACTTCAAGAATACGCCCTGTACACTTAACAGTATCACCTTCAGTGATATGCTCATAAGCACCTAAAATAACTGCACCTACCGAATCGCGCTCCAGATTCAGTGCCAAACCGAATGTATTTCCCGGAAATTCCAGCATTTCACCTTGCATCACATCCGATAAACCGTGAATGCGCACAATTCC is part of the Gammaproteobacteria bacterium genome and encodes:
- a CDS encoding F0F1 ATP synthase subunit alpha; this encodes MQLNPSEISELIKKRIEGLVDTAEVRTQGTIVSVTDGIVRIHGLSDVMQGEMLEFPGNTFGLALNLERDSVGAVILGAYEHITEGDTVKCTGRILEVPVGEGLLGRVVNALGQPIDGKGPVTAAKSEPIEKIAPGVIWRQSVDQPVQTGLKSVDSMVPVGRGQRELIIGDRQTGKTAVAIDAILNQKGQNMLCIYVAVGQKASSIANVVRKLEEHGAMEYTIVVAATASESAAMQFIAPYSGCTMGEYFRDIGQDALIVYDDLTKQAWAYRQISLLLRRPPGREAYPGDVFYLHSRLLERAARVSAAYVEKATNGAVKGKTGSLTALPIIETQAGDVTAFVPTNVISITDGQIFLETDLFNAGIRPAINAGVSVSRVGGAAQTKVIKKLGGGIRLALAQYRELAAFAQFASDLDEATRKQLERGKMATELMKQPQYATLSVSEMALTLFAINNGYFDDVEVKRALAFEAALKNYIRGQHATILDKIEKNKELDAETEKELAAAIQEFKQNGTY